A genomic region of Zea mays cultivar B73 chromosome 6, Zm-B73-REFERENCE-NAM-5.0, whole genome shotgun sequence contains the following coding sequences:
- the LOC100284626 gene encoding Secretory carrier-associated membrane protein 3: MAGKHGRNGFDDDNVNPFAGGSVPPATNSRLSPLSHEPADFYNVDIPLDSSKDLKKKEKELQAMEAELNKRERELKRKEEAASRAGVVIEEKNWPPFFPLIHHDISNEIPIHLQRMQYLAFSSFLGLIACLFWNVIATTTAWIKGEGVMIWLLAIIYFISGAPGAYVLWYRPLYNAMRTESALKFGWFFLFYMIHIIFCVWAAVAPPFPFKGKSLAGILPAIDVISKNAIVGIFYFVGFGLFCLESLLSIGVIQQVYMYFRGSGKAAEMKREAARSALSSAF, encoded by the exons GGAGGAAGTGTTCCACCTGCCACCAATTCTCGTCTCTCACCTCTATCACATGAACCGGCTGATTTCTACAATGTGGACATTCCTCTCGACTCATCAAAG GATCTgaagaaaaaggagaaagaaCTCCAGGCTATGGAGGCTGAGCTAAACAAAAGAGAACGG GAATTGAAAAGGAAGGAAGAGGCGGCATCCCGAG CTGGCGTTGTGATAGAAGAGAAAAACTGGCCTCCCTTTTTCCCCCTCATCCACCACGACATTTCCAATGAAATACCTATCCATCTACAAAGGATGCAGTACCTTGCATTCTCATCATTCTTGG GATTGATAGCGTGTCTCTTTTGGAATGTCATAGCAACTACAACAGCATGGATTAAAGGGGAAG GTGTTATGATCTGGCTGCTTGCCATTATCTACTTCATATCTGGTGCGCCTGGGGCTTATGTGTTATGGTATCGACCTCTTTATAATGCAATGAG AACTGAGAGCGCTTTGAAGTTTGGGTGGTTTTTCCTATTTTACATG ATTCATATAATATTCTGTGTGTGGGCAGCTGTGGCTCCTCCATTCCCTTTCAAAGGAAAATCTTTGGC TGGGATTTTACCAGCAATTGATGTCATAAGCAAGAATGCTATTGTCGGG ATATTTTACTTCGTTGGATTTGGCTTGTTCTGCCTTGAATCACTTCTGAGCATCGGTGTCATTCAG CAAGTCTACATGTATTTCCGTGGAAGTGGAAAAGCTGCAGAGATGAAACGTGAGGCAGCACGTAGTGCTCTAAGTTCAGCCTTCTGA